A DNA window from Acetobacter aceti NBRC 14818 contains the following coding sequences:
- the lptB gene encoding LPS export ABC transporter ATP-binding protein: MNSEDFMLDFVPASVDIGSGGPVLRDRKHGLFADGIGKSYKKREVVRNVSIEVHRGEAVGLLGPNGAGKTTSFYMIVGLVQPDTGNITLDGADITRLPMYRRARLGIGYLPQEASIFRGLNVEQNIMAALEVVEPDPDKRDAMLDGLLGEFGISHLRRSPSLALSGGERRRLEIARALASQPHYILLDEPLAGIDPIAVGEIRDLVSHLKDRGIGVLITDHNVRETLEVIDRAYIMHGGQVLMQGVPEEIVAHEDVRRVYLGESFSL, encoded by the coding sequence ATGAACTCTGAAGATTTCATGCTGGATTTCGTGCCGGCCTCTGTTGATATCGGCTCAGGCGGACCTGTCCTGCGTGACCGCAAGCACGGTCTTTTCGCGGACGGAATCGGCAAGTCCTATAAAAAACGCGAAGTCGTGCGTAACGTCTCGATCGAGGTTCATCGCGGCGAGGCCGTCGGTCTCCTCGGTCCGAACGGCGCGGGCAAGACGACCAGCTTCTACATGATCGTCGGGCTGGTGCAGCCTGACACGGGCAACATCACGCTCGACGGCGCGGATATTACGCGTCTGCCCATGTATCGGCGCGCCCGTCTGGGAATCGGCTACCTGCCGCAGGAAGCCAGTATTTTCCGCGGCCTGAACGTCGAGCAGAACATCATGGCGGCGCTTGAAGTGGTCGAACCCGACCCTGACAAACGTGACGCCATGCTGGACGGTCTTCTCGGCGAGTTCGGCATTTCCCATCTTCGCCGCTCCCCCTCTCTGGCTCTGTCTGGCGGTGAGCGTCGTCGTCTGGAAATTGCCCGCGCGCTAGCCAGCCAGCCGCACTATATCCTTCTGGATGAGCCGCTTGCCGGTATTGATCCCATCGCCGTCGGGGAAATCCGTGATCTGGTGTCGCATCTGAAGGATCGCGGCATCGGCGTGCTGATTACGGACCATAACGTGCGCGAGACGCTGGAAGTCATCGACCGCGCCTACATCATGCATGGCGGTCAGGTGCTGATGCAGGGCGTTCCGGAAGAGATCGTGGCGCACGAAGACGTCCGCCGCGTGTACCTTGGAGAAAGCTTTTCCCTCTAG
- the hpf gene encoding ribosome hibernation-promoting factor, HPF/YfiA family, which translates to MHIHVSGKQIDLSDALKHRVTMHLGNIADRYFEQALEANVTFSKARSFFTCDINVHAGRGLTLRGEGEASDAHGAFDDAAEHIARRLRRYRRRVQTHSRASARIQRPEIGRSYILQPTDPQEPSRNTLENTPSEGPYATIIAEQPTEIAFLSVSEAVMRLDLADRNLLVFRNSVSRQINIIYRRDDGNIGWIEPNGPVN; encoded by the coding sequence ATGCATATCCACGTTTCAGGTAAACAGATTGACCTTTCAGACGCACTAAAACATCGGGTTACCATGCATCTCGGCAATATCGCTGATCGATATTTCGAGCAGGCACTCGAAGCCAACGTCACCTTCAGTAAAGCACGCTCATTTTTCACATGCGACATCAATGTCCATGCTGGCCGCGGACTGACCTTGAGAGGCGAAGGTGAGGCTTCTGACGCTCACGGAGCGTTCGATGATGCTGCGGAACATATTGCAAGACGCCTGAGACGTTACCGAAGAAGAGTGCAGACCCATTCCAGAGCGTCCGCACGCATTCAACGGCCAGAAATCGGTCGGAGTTACATTCTCCAACCCACAGACCCGCAGGAACCTTCCAGGAACACTCTGGAAAACACGCCGTCGGAAGGACCTTACGCAACGATTATCGCTGAACAACCGACAGAGATCGCTTTCCTGAGTGTCAGCGAAGCTGTCATGCGACTGGATCTGGCTGACCGTAACCTTCTGGTTTTCCGTAACAGCGTCAGTCGGCAAATCAACATCATTTATCGGCGTGACGATGGAAATATCGGCTGGATCGAACCCAACGGACCGGTAAATTAA
- a CDS encoding flagellar biosynthesis protein FlhF → MENEIFIGINMKDAVRKARANLGETALIVSERIVDNGVEVVARKDSLENASIEDGVQEVSEASNDSEKSNYSEDIQKISRISDVLRWHRVPDALIDVFSSVNFEAMIARNIQFGSFSFSQAKRPLALVGTAGAGKSLSVAKLSSRLVLAGNPPLVITTDRERAGGIDQLATHTRRLGLPLIVANDKKTLQQAMAQRRNNQPVLIDTAPVDPYNENALAILMELELVTRSELCVVVPAGYDSEETADVAELFWNAGARMMIASRLDQVRRLGNIITAAACGLVMTEYGVSDNCHAGLEKMTARKLAALLIEKAEDYEKNR, encoded by the coding sequence ATGGAAAATGAGATTTTTATCGGAATAAATATGAAAGATGCTGTCCGTAAAGCACGGGCGAACTTGGGTGAAACGGCTTTGATTGTTTCCGAGCGTATTGTGGATAATGGAGTAGAGGTCGTTGCAAGGAAGGATTCTTTGGAAAATGCTTCCATAGAGGATGGTGTCCAGGAAGTTTCTGAGGCTTCGAACGATTCTGAAAAATCTAATTATTCAGAAGATATTCAAAAAATATCCAGAATTTCAGATGTTTTGAGATGGCATAGAGTGCCTGATGCTTTGATTGATGTATTTTCGTCAGTCAATTTCGAGGCAATGATTGCCAGAAATATCCAGTTTGGTTCTTTTTCGTTTTCACAGGCCAAGAGACCCTTGGCGCTGGTTGGAACGGCTGGGGCAGGCAAAAGTCTTTCAGTCGCTAAACTGTCTTCGCGCCTTGTTCTGGCGGGAAATCCTCCACTCGTTATCACGACGGACAGAGAAAGAGCTGGTGGAATTGATCAGTTGGCTACCCATACACGTCGATTGGGGCTGCCTCTTATTGTTGCCAATGACAAAAAGACGCTTCAGCAGGCTATGGCTCAGAGAAGAAACAATCAGCCTGTGTTGATTGATACGGCTCCTGTCGACCCTTATAATGAAAACGCTTTAGCCATATTGATGGAACTTGAACTGGTCACGCGATCGGAGTTGTGTGTGGTTGTGCCCGCCGGGTATGATTCCGAGGAAACGGCAGATGTGGCTGAGTTGTTCTGGAATGCGGGTGCCCGGATGATGATTGCGTCAAGGCTGGATCAGGTGCGCCGACTGGGCAACATCATTACAGCCGCTGCCTGTGGTCTGGTAATGACCGAATATGGTGTTTCCGATAATTGCCATGCCGGTCTTGAGAAAATGACAGCAAGAAAGCTTGCTGCATTACTCATCGAAAAAGCGGAAGATTATGAGAAAAACAGATAG
- a CDS encoding LptA/OstA family protein, which produces MVSLRTSSLLFTKQLWRSLALTGALAVSGTSLTILGTAPAFAQAIDLSHGGQITVTAVGGFDWDQNAQKVTAYNQAQAVRGDVTVTADKLIAYYRKKAASPDAQAPGAAPAATPGAPAATPATPATPATPATPATPATPATPPEADHPTAVNPGGAEDSPAPAKPADAPSGGPDSSGSNEIYRLEAIGNVHIFTQTDQAWGDKAIYDIDQATLVMTGHALKLTTPQDLLTARDTMEYYSQTRISIGRGNATVTTNEGKQIKADVLVGYSAPPSDAPAQPADSKKASGDPLANGSGKLEKVNAFGHVWVRTQTETITGDRGVYVPDTGIARIVGNVHITRGQNQLQGSAAVINMHTGVATMTEQPGARVSGLVVPNGDGNSNGGH; this is translated from the coding sequence ATGGTATCGCTTCGCACCTCTTCCCTGTTGTTCACCAAGCAGTTGTGGCGGAGCCTTGCCTTGACTGGCGCTCTCGCCGTCTCCGGTACGAGCCTCACCATACTCGGAACAGCTCCGGCCTTTGCTCAGGCCATCGATCTGTCTCATGGCGGACAGATTACAGTGACGGCTGTAGGTGGTTTTGACTGGGATCAGAATGCACAGAAGGTGACGGCGTATAATCAGGCGCAGGCGGTCAGGGGCGACGTCACTGTCACGGCTGACAAGCTGATCGCCTATTACCGCAAGAAAGCAGCCTCACCGGATGCGCAGGCACCGGGCGCAGCGCCTGCCGCCACACCGGGAGCACCTGCTGCAACGCCTGCAACGCCTGCAACGCCTGCAACGCCTGCAACGCCTGCAACGCCTGCAACGCCTGCAACGCCACCTGAAGCCGACCACCCGACAGCGGTCAATCCCGGCGGAGCTGAAGACAGTCCCGCTCCTGCCAAACCGGCAGACGCACCTTCCGGTGGACCAGACTCTTCAGGATCGAACGAGATCTATCGTCTGGAAGCGATCGGCAACGTACATATTTTCACCCAGACCGATCAGGCATGGGGTGACAAGGCGATCTACGACATCGATCAGGCCACACTGGTCATGACGGGTCACGCGCTGAAACTGACCACACCGCAGGATCTCCTGACAGCCCGCGACACGATGGAATATTACTCGCAGACACGCATCTCCATCGGGCGTGGAAATGCGACGGTCACCACCAATGAAGGCAAGCAGATCAAGGCGGACGTGCTGGTTGGCTACAGCGCACCGCCTTCAGACGCACCGGCCCAACCGGCTGATTCGAAGAAAGCAAGCGGTGATCCGCTCGCCAACGGATCTGGCAAGCTGGAGAAAGTTAACGCATTCGGTCATGTGTGGGTCCGCACGCAGACCGAAACCATCACAGGCGACCGCGGCGTCTATGTGCCGGATACCGGAATCGCCCGGATCGTTGGCAACGTCCATATCACCCGTGGCCAGAACCAGCTTCAGGGATCTGCCGCCGTCATCAACATGCACACTGGTGTCGCAACCATGACCGAACAGCCGGGAGCCCGTGTCAGTGGTCTCGTCGTTCCCAATGGTGACGGCAACAGCAACGGTGGACACTGA
- a CDS encoding KpsF/GutQ family sugar-phosphate isomerase, with protein MIASPSDRDPLGAARRTLAIETDGLAALARAMDVGDGLGAAFCQAVDQIAELEGRVVVTGIGKSGHIGRKIQATLSSTGTPAIFVHPVEASHGDLGMVALGDAVLALSNSGETAELADIVEHSRRFGLPLIAMTARPASTLARAADLVLLLPSVPEACPMGLAPTTSSLLQLALGDALAVALMERRGFTAGDFGVFHPGGSLGARLRSVNNLMRTGEALPLVSPDTVLRDVIVEMTRKALGCVGIIDAHNKLVGIITDGDLRGALDRDLATTPASEVMNPSPLTVSADMLGVEALRIMNDRPKPITSLFVLDDEQHPTGVLHIHDLLRAGVA; from the coding sequence ATGATCGCTTCTCCATCAGACCGTGACCCGCTGGGTGCGGCCCGACGCACGCTGGCCATCGAGACGGACGGTCTGGCAGCACTTGCCCGTGCAATGGATGTCGGAGATGGACTGGGCGCGGCATTCTGTCAGGCCGTCGACCAGATCGCAGAGCTCGAAGGTCGTGTCGTCGTGACCGGCATTGGCAAGTCCGGCCATATCGGTCGCAAGATACAGGCCACACTCAGCTCGACCGGCACGCCAGCCATCTTCGTGCATCCCGTTGAGGCGTCACACGGTGATCTCGGCATGGTGGCGCTTGGTGATGCGGTGCTGGCCCTCTCGAACTCCGGCGAGACTGCCGAGCTTGCGGATATTGTCGAACACAGTCGTCGCTTCGGTCTGCCGCTGATCGCCATGACGGCGCGCCCGGCTTCGACGCTTGCACGCGCCGCCGATCTCGTCCTGCTGCTGCCTTCCGTTCCGGAAGCCTGCCCGATGGGTCTGGCTCCGACGACGAGCAGCCTGCTTCAACTTGCCCTTGGTGACGCTCTGGCCGTCGCGCTGATGGAGAGGCGTGGCTTTACCGCCGGTGACTTCGGCGTCTTCCATCCGGGCGGCAGTCTCGGTGCGCGTCTGCGGAGTGTGAACAACCTGATGCGAACAGGCGAGGCTCTGCCGCTTGTATCGCCCGATACCGTCCTGCGGGACGTTATTGTCGAGATGACCCGCAAGGCGTTGGGCTGCGTCGGCATCATTGATGCGCACAACAAGCTCGTCGGCATTATCACGGACGGTGATCTGCGTGGGGCTCTGGACCGGGATCTCGCCACCACTCCGGCCTCGGAGGTAATGAATCCCTCTCCACTGACCGTCTCGGCTGACATGCTCGGCGTCGAAGCACTCCGCATCATGAATGACCGCCCCAAGCCGATCACGTCTCTCTTCGTGCTTGATGATGAGCAGCATCCGACTGGCGTGCTGCATATTCACGACCTTCTGCGCGCCGGAGTCGCCTGA
- the rpoN gene encoding RNA polymerase factor sigma-54 — MVTLPGLHLRQTHNLAMTPQLRLAIRLLQMTSAEMEALVEEELERNPFLVREETETPVTPTDSVSLSSNEAAAPEETSLDISFAEEAASGGFDDTYSEEGSPQDWRQRYGDGDQDIAAHMPTLSERLDEQLRLTPLFTEQQRVIGCALIEHLDAAGRLDCSLGTIAEEIGVSAATVENVRQSMMLFEPVGLFACSLRECLAAQLRSRNRLDPAMSILLDHLDKVACKDYRSLQQLCGVDEADFAEMISELHHLDPKPGFEALAANTSSRIADVFVQQAPDGQWSVRINEDTLPRLYLDQALLEKTRKSSPTSDRPFIQNQAHHASWLVRSIEQRTKTLLRVSLEIIKHQSDFLSSGASFMRPLTMKTVATETGLHESTISRITTGKYIATPQGLFELKYFFTRKISSLHISKEHSAEAVRYKIQKMISQETGTHILSDEEIVQNLRKEGIDIARRTVAKYRDALHIGNSVQRKREKAASA, encoded by the coding sequence ATGGTGACACTACCCGGGCTTCATCTCCGACAGACACACAATCTTGCCATGACGCCGCAGTTGCGTCTGGCTATCCGGCTTCTCCAGATGACCAGTGCAGAAATGGAGGCCTTGGTCGAGGAAGAACTCGAACGCAATCCTTTCCTCGTTCGGGAGGAAACAGAAACGCCGGTTACGCCCACAGATTCAGTCAGCCTGTCTTCCAACGAAGCAGCAGCTCCGGAAGAAACCTCTCTTGATATAAGTTTCGCGGAGGAAGCGGCGTCTGGCGGGTTCGACGATACCTACTCGGAAGAGGGTTCTCCTCAGGACTGGCGTCAACGATACGGCGATGGCGATCAGGATATTGCCGCACACATGCCCACCCTCTCTGAACGACTGGATGAACAGCTTCGCCTGACCCCCCTTTTCACCGAACAGCAACGCGTTATCGGTTGTGCGCTCATTGAGCATCTTGATGCAGCCGGGCGACTGGATTGCTCGCTTGGGACGATTGCTGAAGAGATTGGGGTATCGGCCGCTACAGTCGAAAACGTCCGCCAGAGCATGATGCTGTTTGAACCAGTGGGCCTGTTTGCCTGTTCACTGAGGGAATGTCTGGCCGCACAACTGCGTTCCAGAAACCGGCTCGATCCAGCCATGAGTATTCTGCTCGATCACCTCGATAAGGTTGCTTGCAAAGACTACCGGAGTCTTCAGCAATTATGCGGTGTCGATGAAGCCGATTTTGCCGAGATGATTTCGGAACTGCACCATCTTGACCCCAAGCCCGGTTTTGAGGCGCTCGCAGCCAATACCAGCAGTCGGATCGCTGATGTTTTCGTGCAACAGGCCCCTGACGGACAGTGGAGTGTGCGGATCAATGAAGACACACTTCCCCGTCTGTATCTGGATCAGGCGCTTCTTGAGAAGACAAGAAAATCCAGTCCTACCTCAGACAGACCATTCATCCAGAATCAGGCCCATCATGCGTCCTGGCTAGTGCGCTCTATTGAACAGAGAACAAAAACGCTTCTGCGCGTTTCTTTAGAAATAATTAAACATCAGAGCGATTTTTTGTCTTCCGGCGCTTCATTTATGCGGCCGCTCACAATGAAAACAGTCGCAACTGAAACCGGCCTGCATGAAAGCACCATCAGCCGCATTACAACAGGGAAATATATTGCGACTCCTCAGGGGCTCTTCGAACTCAAATATTTTTTCACACGGAAGATAAGTAGTCTTCACATTTCAAAAGAACATAGTGCTGAAGCTGTACGATATAAAATTCAAAAAATGATTTCACAGGAAACGGGCACACATATTCTTTCGGATGAGGAGATTGTGCAAAATCTTCGCAAGGAAGGCATAGACATTGCTCGCCGAACCGTGGCCAAATATCGGGACGCGTTGCATATCGGAAATTCAGTGCAGCGCAAACGGGAGAAAGCCGCCTCCGCCTGA
- the lptC gene encoding LPS export ABC transporter periplasmic protein LptC: MPDDQTPHDPTQPKETGTGARVERQDFKRSATSVKRQREVIEAAIVTARKAPGQKELARRQATLKWAKWLLPSLALLLLGSIAIWPEIDRLMNANRAALTEVTRLKIESGNLEGAVYRSVDVHGRPYMITAKTAHQINEDRIDLINPAADTLSQGGEWLYLQSEQGVYMQHEQLLDLKDEVTLYRDDGLMMRGPIADVSMHDGVIASDSWVHAEGPFGVLDAKGYWLSQHEGIAQFRGPGRFILNDDRNGPHDKAS, translated from the coding sequence ATGCCAGACGATCAGACGCCGCATGACCCGACGCAGCCCAAGGAGACCGGAACCGGTGCGCGGGTAGAGAGGCAGGATTTCAAACGCTCGGCGACGTCCGTAAAACGCCAGCGTGAAGTTATCGAAGCGGCGATCGTCACTGCCCGCAAGGCTCCCGGACAGAAGGAACTTGCCCGCCGGCAGGCCACGCTCAAATGGGCGAAGTGGCTGCTGCCGTCACTGGCGCTGCTTCTGCTGGGCTCCATCGCCATCTGGCCTGAAATCGACCGTCTGATGAACGCCAACCGTGCGGCACTGACGGAAGTTACGCGCCTCAAGATCGAAAGCGGCAATCTGGAAGGGGCTGTCTACCGCAGTGTGGACGTGCACGGACGCCCCTACATGATCACGGCGAAAACGGCGCACCAGATCAACGAAGACCGGATCGATCTGATCAATCCGGCTGCCGATACGCTGTCGCAGGGCGGAGAATGGCTCTACCTTCAGTCCGAACAGGGCGTTTACATGCAGCATGAGCAGTTGCTCGACCTGAAGGACGAAGTCACTCTCTACAGGGACGATGGCCTGATGATGCGCGGGCCAATTGCCGATGTGTCGATGCATGACGGCGTGATCGCCTCTGATTCCTGGGTTCATGCAGAGGGTCCGTTTGGAGTCCTTGACGCTAAAGGGTATTGGCTGTCGCAACATGAAGGTATTGCCCAGTTCCGCGGTCCCGGGCGATTCATCCTGAATGACGATCGTAACGGACCGCACGACAAGGCCAGCTGA